From Miscanthus floridulus cultivar M001 chromosome 15, ASM1932011v1, whole genome shotgun sequence, the proteins below share one genomic window:
- the LOC136508329 gene encoding fasciclin-like arabinogalactan protein 9, protein MACHTVVPLLFLPFLLAMAATAVDIAPGPSPPPELNLTSILENGGQYTTLLRLLNATRITEQITSQLKNSYDGLTFFAPNDSAFTKLRAGTLNALIDQEQIQLLLYHVLPRYYSLATFQTASNPLHTEASGPGGMYSVTVSTSTTSPLVNVSTGVVDVPISSTLFAHFPFAVYSIDSVLQPPQMLGSSHKASAPAPGQAAAAGRQKGVPKSDVAAEPSEAVEEPEGSSTNAAAAGRGTAVWMTVIVLGGIAFLNLLVSA, encoded by the coding sequence ATGGCCTGCCACACCGTCGTCCCACTTCTCTTCCTCCCTTTCCTCTTGGCAATGGCAGCAACGGCGGTGGACATCGCCCCTGGTCCTAGCCCACCACCCGAGCTCAACCTTACCAGCATCCTGGAAAATGGCGGGCAGTACACGACGCTGCTCCGCCTGCTGAACGCCACCCGGATAACCGAGCAGATCACCAGCCAGCTCAAGAACTCGTACGACGGCCTGACCTTCTTCGCGCCCAACGACAGCGCCTTCACCAAGCTCAGGGCCGGCACGCTCAACGCCCTCATCGACCAGGAGCAGATCCAGCTGCTGCTCTACCACGTCCTGCCCCGCTACTACAGCCTCGCGACGTTCCAGACGGCCAGCAACCCGCTGCACACCGAGGCGTCGGGCCCCGGCGGCATGTACAGTGTCACCGTGAGCACCAGCACGACGAGCCCCCTGGTGAACGTCTCCACCGGCGTCGTCGACGTGCCCATCAGCAGCACGCTGTTCGCCCATTTCCCGTTTGCCGTGTACTCCATCGACAGCGTGCTGCAGCCCCCGCAGATGCTCGGCAGCTCCCACAAGGCTTCTGCGCCGGCGCCGGGACAGGCTGCGGCAGCGGGGCGGCAGAAGGGTGTCCCTAAGAGCGATGTGGCAGCGGAGCCATCCGAAGCGGTGGAAGAGCCAGAAGGCAGCAGCACGAACGCCGCCGCGGCTGGTAGAGGGACCGCGGTGTGGATGACGGTCATTGTTTTGGGTGGCATTGCCTTTCTCAATCTGCTAGTTAGCGCCTGA